The Medicago truncatula cultivar Jemalong A17 chromosome 4, MtrunA17r5.0-ANR, whole genome shotgun sequence genome includes a region encoding these proteins:
- the LOC25494094 gene encoding J protein JJJ2 produces MGQESDSKAKLVLEICSISTRSASCVHRIPTKTIFIDWYCILGVEENAGVNTIRKRYHKLALQLHPDKNKHPKAEIAFKLVSEANACLTNAAKREAFDFERYKNFCIECKRIPYTSSGNVSVNSSGSGFKAWNIITKSRSFKFWRNIKDIRERFNEEAKVVENCMRVNSMSRNESPLYNPDSYLHRSKSHRFEKETPVFNPSDYLYQGYPHMRGLINKNPSAFWYLQTSSMLHNEKRGAQHSSPVFEVKSRSMFTNQFAFVPSRY; encoded by the exons ATGGGACAAGAATCAGATTCCAAAGCCAAGTTGGTGTTAGAAATTTGCTCCATTTCTACACGTTCTGCATCTTGTGTTCATAGGATTCCAACCAAGACAATTTTCATTGACTGGTATTGCATTCTTGGA GTAGAAGAAAATGCAGGAGTAAATACCATACGCAAAAGATACCATAAACTTG cCTTACAACTTCATCCAGATAAGAACAAACATCCAAAAGCTGAAATTGCCTTCAAACTTGTTTCTGAG GCAAATGCATGTCTAACAAATGCAGCAAAGAGAGAAGCTTTCGACTTCGAGAGGTACAAGAATTTCTGCATTGAGTGCAAAAGAATTCCATATACATCATCAGGCAATGTTTCTGTCAATTCAAGTGGTTCAGGTTTCAAGGCATGGAATATTATCACAAAATCAAGATCTTTTAAGTTTTGGAGAAATATTAAGGATATTAGAGAGAGATTTAATGAGGAGGCTAAGGTGGTTGAGAATTGTATGAGAGTAAATTCAATGTCAAGGAATGAATCTCCACTCTACAATCCAGATAGTTATCTACATAGAAGCAAGTCACATAGATTTGAGAAAGAAACGCCTGTTTTCAATCCATCTGACTACTTGTACCAAGGCTATCCTCATATGAGAGGTCTTATTAACAAGAATCCTTCCGCATTTTGGTATTTGCAGACATCTAGTATGCTGCACAATGAGAAGAGAGGAGCGCAGCATAGCTCGCCTGTGTTTGAGGTCAAATCAAGGAGTATGTTTACAAACCAATTTGCTTTTGTACCATCAAGATATTAG